A genomic segment from Nodularia sphaerocarpa UHCC 0038 encodes:
- a CDS encoding CHAT domain-containing protein yields MPSLNLAIARLINTGTDNFAIWVVKAPYPSGYVLHDCVWPDELTQVWQEWQQMFAGHSGLDISPGLKPQSVNPLPINLVSTASGQTAGYSSRLMQHLGINLWRWIFDGPILGSLERSRGIAMGGYTRLRFRLEIRDPDLIALPWEIMQSQPGQSAMSLSPDLLFSRTTSEVEPLPYLRTDQALKILLVLGHDQNLQLSKEATILEKILASSNSQGYAPCTVKTLLQPTPQELIQELETAAYNVFFYAGHGLPGPDGGLFLLHPGMTLNGIELAQVLTRSGLKLAVFNACWGAQPAAINHQAIPASSMAEVLIRHGVPAVLGMRDEIADEESHSFIQAFTEALRSRKPIDAAVAEARQELLTLYKFNQLPWTLPVLYLHPDFDGELIKSVDEGITELPDSVISNLNSPIPVACLRSLSSGGQTWKLQPGVTRIGRRKDNDIVIPEPSVSNRHAEILCRTTLTGTTTVRTYYLQDLSTYGTTWCLGANGWQQILREEVPLASGIQLKFGSSRGEIWQFVIEDS; encoded by the coding sequence ATGCCATCCCTGAACTTGGCGATCGCCCGTCTCATCAACACTGGCACAGATAACTTCGCCATTTGGGTGGTTAAGGCTCCCTATCCCAGTGGTTATGTTTTACATGACTGTGTATGGCCAGATGAACTCACTCAAGTTTGGCAAGAATGGCAGCAGATGTTTGCTGGCCACAGTGGTTTAGATATTTCTCCAGGTTTAAAGCCGCAGTCAGTTAACCCACTCCCCATCAACTTAGTTTCAACCGCTTCAGGACAGACAGCTGGTTACAGTAGTCGTCTGATGCAACACTTGGGGATTAATCTCTGGCGCTGGATCTTCGATGGACCGATTCTTGGTAGTCTCGAACGCAGTCGGGGTATAGCTATGGGGGGGTATACACGTTTACGTTTTCGATTAGAAATTCGTGATCCGGATCTGATTGCCTTACCTTGGGAAATTATGCAGAGCCAACCAGGGCAATCAGCAATGTCTCTCTCGCCAGATTTGCTCTTTAGTCGCACTACCAGTGAAGTTGAACCCCTGCCGTATTTGCGAACCGATCAGGCTTTAAAGATTTTGTTGGTTTTAGGACATGATCAAAACTTGCAATTGTCCAAAGAAGCAACTATCTTAGAAAAAATTCTGGCAAGTAGCAATTCTCAGGGATATGCACCCTGTACAGTTAAGACACTTCTACAACCTACACCACAAGAGTTAATCCAAGAGTTAGAAACCGCAGCATATAATGTTTTCTTTTATGCTGGTCATGGACTACCAGGCCCAGATGGAGGATTATTTTTATTGCATCCGGGGATGACGCTGAATGGAATTGAATTGGCACAAGTATTAACCCGGAGTGGTTTGAAACTAGCGGTTTTTAATGCTTGTTGGGGCGCACAACCGGCGGCTATTAATCACCAAGCTATCCCCGCCAGCAGTATGGCAGAGGTTTTGATTCGTCATGGTGTCCCTGCGGTTTTAGGAATGCGTGACGAAATTGCTGACGAGGAAAGCCACAGTTTTATTCAAGCTTTTACTGAGGCTTTGCGATCGCGTAAGCCAATTGATGCGGCGGTTGCTGAAGCTAGGCAAGAACTGTTAACACTATATAAGTTCAACCAACTGCCTTGGACTTTACCAGTGCTTTATCTGCACCCAGATTTTGATGGTGAACTGATTAAAAGTGTGGATGAAGGAATTACCGAATTACCAGATAGTGTCATTTCTAATTTAAATTCTCCCATTCCTGTCGCTTGTTTGCGATCGCTTTCATCGGGAGGACAAACTTGGAAACTACAACCTGGAGTCACCCGCATCGGGCGTAGGAAAGATAATGATATTGTGATTCCAGAACCTTCTGTTTCTAACCGCCACGCCGAAATTTTATGCCGCACTACCCTGACTGGTACTACCACAGTCAGAACTTATTACCTGCAAGATTTGTCTACCTACGGTACAACTTGGTGTTTAGGCGCTAATGGTTGGCAACAAATCCTTCGTGAGGAAGTTCCCTTAGCATCGGGAATACAGTTGAAGTTTGGCAGTTCTAGAGGTGAAATTTGGCAGTTTGTGATTGAAGATTCTTAG